In Elaeis guineensis isolate ETL-2024a chromosome 1, EG11, whole genome shotgun sequence, a genomic segment contains:
- the LOC105035656 gene encoding protein POST-ILLUMINATION CHLOROPHYLL FLUORESCENCE INCREASE, chloroplastic isoform X2: protein MAASLLPFRSCCSPPAFATSPSGRAVNYVSAYFPRNRRKQRFCRTVRKVSAVAVPSTEELKEYSLPTWSEFELGMAPVFWKTMNGLPPTSGETLTLFYNPAATNFFPNDEYGIAFNGGFNQPIMCGGEPRVMTRKNRGKADPPIFTIKIRVPKHAVSLIFSFTNGVDWDGPYRLQFQVLKMWQNKPISFFNEGLAEELSAEGACDRAIFPDSNNVIASCAIGHLYSEGGNRCKLNLVPGCMDPSSPLFDPLANVDDGSCSLDSDSEE from the exons ATGGCGGCGTCGTTGCTGCCTTTCCGTTCCTGCTGCTCGCCTCCCGCCTTCGCTACGTCACCCTCCGGCAGGG CTGTTAATTATGTCAGCGCTTACTTTCCAAGAAATCGCCGAAAGCAAAGGTTTTGTCGCACAGTCCGTAAAGTTAGTGCTGTTGCAGTGCCTTCCACGGAGGAACTCAAAGA GTACTCTCTGCCTACTTGGTCTGAATTTGAACTAGGAATGGCTCCTGTGTTCTGGAAAACCATGAACGGCCTTCCTCCTACTTCT GGAGAAACTTTAACACTCTTCTACAATCCTGCTGCAACGAATTTTTTTCCAAATGATGAATATGGGATTGCATTTAATG GTGGATTTAATCAGCCTATCATGTGTGGTGGTGAGCCGAGAGTAATGACGAGGAAAAATCGTGGGAAAGCTGACCCTCCAATTTTTACTATCAAGATACGTGTTCCTAAACATG CTGTTAGCCTGATTTTTTCGTTCACAAATGGAGTTGACTGGGATGGTCCATACAGACTGCAGTTTCAAGTTTTAAAGATGTGGCAGAACAAACCAATAAGCTTTTTCAATGAG GGTCTAGCAGAAGAATTGAGTGCAGAAGGTGCCTGTGACAGAGCAATCTTTCCAGATTCAAACAATGTGATTGCAAGTTGTGCAATTGGCCACTTGTACTCTGAGGGA GGAAATCGCTGCAAGTTGAACCTTGTCCCGGGCTGCATGGATCCAAGCTCCCCATTGTTCGATCCTTTAGCAAATGTGGATGATGGGTCTTGTTCATTGGACTCTGATTCAGAAGAATAA
- the LOC105035656 gene encoding protein POST-ILLUMINATION CHLOROPHYLL FLUORESCENCE INCREASE, chloroplastic isoform X1, whose amino-acid sequence MLVAVQCQAVPIYFCRTWLLHSHHISRAMAASLLPFRSCCSPPAFATSPSGRELSSCEAVNYVSAYFPRNRRKQRFCRTVRKVSAVAVPSTEELKEYSLPTWSEFELGMAPVFWKTMNGLPPTSGETLTLFYNPAATNFFPNDEYGIAFNGGFNQPIMCGGEPRVMTRKNRGKADPPIFTIKIRVPKHAVSLIFSFTNGVDWDGPYRLQFQVLKMWQNKPISFFNEGLAEELSAEGACDRAIFPDSNNVIASCAIGHLYSEGGNRCKLNLVPGCMDPSSPLFDPLANVDDGSCSLDSDSEE is encoded by the exons ATGTTGGTGGCTGTCCAGTGCCAAGCAGTGCCCATTTATTTCTGTCGCACTTGGTTGCTTCACTCACACCACATCTCTCGCGCGATGGCGGCGTCGTTGCTGCCTTTCCGTTCCTGCTGCTCGCCTCCCGCCTTCGCTACGTCACCCTCCGGCAGGG AGTTGTCGTCCTGTGAAGCTGTTAATTATGTCAGCGCTTACTTTCCAAGAAATCGCCGAAAGCAAAGGTTTTGTCGCACAGTCCGTAAAGTTAGTGCTGTTGCAGTGCCTTCCACGGAGGAACTCAAAGA GTACTCTCTGCCTACTTGGTCTGAATTTGAACTAGGAATGGCTCCTGTGTTCTGGAAAACCATGAACGGCCTTCCTCCTACTTCT GGAGAAACTTTAACACTCTTCTACAATCCTGCTGCAACGAATTTTTTTCCAAATGATGAATATGGGATTGCATTTAATG GTGGATTTAATCAGCCTATCATGTGTGGTGGTGAGCCGAGAGTAATGACGAGGAAAAATCGTGGGAAAGCTGACCCTCCAATTTTTACTATCAAGATACGTGTTCCTAAACATG CTGTTAGCCTGATTTTTTCGTTCACAAATGGAGTTGACTGGGATGGTCCATACAGACTGCAGTTTCAAGTTTTAAAGATGTGGCAGAACAAACCAATAAGCTTTTTCAATGAG GGTCTAGCAGAAGAATTGAGTGCAGAAGGTGCCTGTGACAGAGCAATCTTTCCAGATTCAAACAATGTGATTGCAAGTTGTGCAATTGGCCACTTGTACTCTGAGGGA GGAAATCGCTGCAAGTTGAACCTTGTCCCGGGCTGCATGGATCCAAGCTCCCCATTGTTCGATCCTTTAGCAAATGTGGATGATGGGTCTTGTTCATTGGACTCTGATTCAGAAGAATAA